The Gemmata palustris genome includes a region encoding these proteins:
- a CDS encoding glycosyltransferase family 2 protein gives MSSPGELEGKPAPLLSLVIPVFNERESLVALHAEIAEVAQKLPERVEMIFIDDGSKDGSWDIVRELAVKDDRVRGIKFRRNFGKAAALAAGFSAARGSVIITMDADLQDDPHEIPRFLDALRGGLDVVSGWKKVRHDPWHKVFPSRVFNKFLSVLTGVHLHDHNCGMKAYRAEALREVYLYGELHRFVPVLATARGFKVGELVIQHRARKFGSSKYGWKRFIKGALDVTTVRLLTGFGRRPNHFLGAWGLTFGSGAVFGLFLLLANLLLRQFDGALGAGPFTQMVVLILSVGCGLLGAQCLLAGLVAEMTVARKWLDNDPYSVAEHTPNKQEAR, from the coding sequence ATGTCTAGCCCCGGGGAACTCGAAGGCAAACCGGCCCCCCTCCTCTCACTGGTGATCCCGGTTTTCAACGAGCGGGAGAGCCTGGTTGCGCTGCACGCGGAAATCGCCGAGGTCGCGCAGAAATTGCCCGAGCGCGTCGAGATGATCTTCATCGACGACGGCAGCAAGGACGGCTCGTGGGACATCGTGCGCGAACTGGCCGTCAAAGATGATCGCGTGCGCGGGATCAAGTTCCGGCGCAACTTCGGTAAGGCCGCCGCGCTCGCCGCGGGGTTCTCCGCCGCGCGCGGGAGCGTCATCATCACAATGGACGCGGACCTGCAAGACGACCCGCACGAAATCCCGCGCTTCCTGGACGCGCTGCGGGGCGGGTTGGACGTGGTGAGCGGGTGGAAGAAGGTCCGACACGACCCCTGGCACAAGGTGTTCCCGAGTCGCGTGTTCAACAAGTTCCTGAGCGTGCTGACCGGCGTTCACCTCCACGATCACAACTGCGGGATGAAGGCGTACCGCGCGGAAGCGCTACGCGAGGTCTACCTGTACGGCGAGCTCCACCGGTTCGTGCCGGTCCTCGCGACCGCGCGCGGGTTCAAGGTGGGCGAACTCGTGATCCAGCACCGCGCACGGAAGTTCGGGAGTTCCAAGTACGGCTGGAAGCGATTCATTAAGGGCGCGCTCGATGTGACCACGGTGCGGCTCCTCACCGGCTTCGGGCGCCGGCCGAACCACTTTCTCGGGGCGTGGGGGCTGACGTTCGGGAGCGGCGCGGTGTTCGGGCTGTTCCTGCTCCTGGCGAATCTGCTCCTCCGGCAGTTCGATGGCGCGCTCGGCGCCGGTCCGTTCACGCAAATGGTCGTGTTGATTCTGTCGGTGGGTTGTGGTCTGCTCGGCGCCCAGTGCTTGCTCGCGGGTTTAGTGGCGGAGATGACCGTCGCGCGGAAGTGGCTCGATAACGACCCGTACAGCGTCGCGGAGCACACACCAAACAAGCAGGAAGCGCGCTGA
- a CDS encoding hydrolase produces MSAVKRLRAETSVVVVIDIQDKLLPKIPSAPALVRNAGFVLDVAALLEVPARATEQYPKGLGATAPEIARRLPAGLPAKTAFSCCGAGTFLEELEMLRRPNVVLVGMETHVCVAQTALDLLRAGLHVFLPVDALGARYEIDHATALRRLEQAGAVPTTVEAVAFEWLIDATHPQFKAVSELVKRRAEG; encoded by the coding sequence ATGAGTGCGGTAAAGCGCCTGCGCGCCGAGACGTCCGTTGTCGTCGTGATCGACATCCAGGACAAGCTCCTGCCGAAGATCCCGAGCGCCCCCGCGCTCGTGCGGAACGCGGGCTTCGTGCTCGACGTCGCCGCACTACTCGAAGTCCCCGCGCGGGCCACGGAGCAGTATCCCAAGGGCCTCGGCGCGACCGCGCCGGAGATCGCGCGCCGGCTCCCCGCGGGGCTCCCCGCGAAGACCGCGTTCAGTTGCTGCGGCGCCGGGACGTTCCTCGAAGAACTCGAAATGCTCCGGCGCCCGAACGTGGTGCTGGTCGGTATGGAGACGCACGTGTGCGTCGCGCAGACCGCCCTCGATTTGCTTCGCGCCGGGCTGCACGTGTTCCTCCCGGTGGACGCGCTCGGGGCGCGCTACGAAATCGACCACGCCACCGCGCTGCGCCGGCTCGAGCAGGCCGGCGCGGTGCCGACCACGGTCGAAGCGGTCGCATTCGAGTGGCTGATCGACGCCACCCACCCGCAGTTCAAGGCGGTCAGCGAGTTAGTAAAGCGGAGGGCCGAAGGGTAA
- a CDS encoding pyridoxal-phosphate-dependent aminotransferase family protein, whose product MTALPGQLNPTPRLLLGPGPSDAHPRVLSVMSTPLLGHLDPQFLDIMTETQTMLREVYQTKNPLTFPVSATGMAGMETCFVNLIEPGDPVVVCSIGYFGTRMIDVAGRTGAKLTVKEKPWGQVFDLNELRDILKETRPKVLGLVHAETSTGALQDISQVGKLCHEFGTLLITDCVTTLGCTPVKLDEWEVDAAFSCSQKGLSCPPGMSPISFSPRAVDALKNRKTKVQSWYLDLTSIQSYWGGDRAYHHTAPITMIYALREGLRLVLEEGLEARYARHLRNHAALKAGLEALGLEYIAAEACRLPQVNAVKIPAGVDDVAGRKRLLTEFGIEIGGGLGDFKGKAWRIGIMGYNSRSICVLSVLAALEYVLRGAGVKVTPGSGVAAAELAYSA is encoded by the coding sequence ATGACAGCCCTCCCCGGTCAACTGAACCCCACGCCGCGCCTGCTCCTCGGGCCGGGTCCGAGCGACGCCCACCCGCGCGTCCTCTCGGTGATGTCCACGCCGCTGCTCGGGCACCTGGACCCGCAGTTCCTGGACATCATGACCGAAACGCAGACCATGCTGCGCGAGGTGTACCAGACGAAGAACCCGCTCACGTTCCCGGTGTCCGCGACCGGCATGGCCGGCATGGAAACGTGCTTCGTGAACCTGATCGAACCGGGCGACCCGGTCGTGGTGTGCAGCATCGGCTACTTCGGCACGCGCATGATCGACGTGGCCGGGCGCACCGGCGCGAAGCTCACGGTGAAGGAGAAGCCGTGGGGCCAAGTGTTCGATCTCAATGAATTGCGCGACATCCTGAAGGAAACGCGCCCGAAGGTGCTCGGGCTGGTTCACGCCGAAACGTCCACCGGTGCCCTGCAGGACATCTCGCAGGTCGGTAAGCTGTGCCACGAGTTCGGTACGCTGCTGATTACCGACTGCGTGACCACGCTCGGCTGCACGCCGGTGAAGCTCGACGAGTGGGAAGTGGACGCGGCGTTCAGTTGCTCGCAGAAGGGGCTGAGCTGCCCGCCCGGGATGTCGCCCATCAGCTTCAGCCCGCGCGCGGTGGACGCGCTCAAGAACCGCAAGACGAAGGTGCAGAGCTGGTACCTCGACCTCACCTCGATCCAGAGCTACTGGGGCGGGGACCGGGCGTACCACCACACGGCCCCCATCACGATGATCTACGCGCTCCGCGAGGGGCTGCGATTGGTTCTGGAAGAGGGCCTGGAGGCCCGGTACGCACGGCACCTGCGCAACCACGCTGCACTGAAAGCCGGCCTGGAGGCGCTCGGGTTGGAGTACATCGCGGCGGAAGCGTGTCGGCTCCCGCAAGTGAACGCGGTCAAGATCCCCGCGGGCGTCGATGACGTTGCGGGGCGCAAGCGCCTGCTCACCGAGTTCGGCATCGAGATCGGCGGCGGGCTGGGCGATTTCAAGGGCAAGGCGTGGCGCATCGGGATCATGGGCTACAACAGCCGCTCGATCTGCGTGCTGTCGGTGCTCGCCGCGCTGGAGTACGTGCTCCGCGGGGCGGGCGTGAAGGTGACACCGGGCAGCGGCGTCGCCGCCGCTGAACTCGCCTACTCTGCATAA
- a CDS encoding transglutaminase family protein, with amino-acid sequence MPTEATFRFSTYLTLALACVTLGYAQAPMLPEAAGFAALAVLALGALYFIETRFALLTIPAANRLGAVVVACFVLWGAYRVKREIDTGEFANLGWPMLMVAMFGPLVVMLLPAKVARGEKHAGDYWWLHGLALAGVGLAAAFAEEPLCFALVGLYLGAAVWSLSLFYLGRASGAVPPIPDPKAAPVPAAAASGEPLGTRTDFRSALVWAAVTGAVAVPVYLLTPRSLAPKADFGKPRVEIGYAADQMVDLNRTGALKTNSETAFEVTATYPDGKPKTDLNPDQRWRGRTHQQYANGAWNMEPKRLPNLVRTARQSTPWVAPDLGPGQFALAFDLPAKAKAYFVADPIIWLPNQPVPLAGVTDAGEHGWMPSPDGTFYWDPAQRARTRQLRYVQAYTVESDPDLGPGFQIVDSRLDDSLDQLRTNPVERVKEYADQLLADLIEAGKLPAEWRDPAKLRDPKRRLPRAEHHDLIARAFSAHLATTPTLRYTTDLKRTNAKIDPVEDFLFHSKAGHCERFATALVLMLRSQGIPAVFVLGFKGHEHAGDGKYLVKQEHAHAWAEAFVSVPIPAADRHPDGPTHLFHWRGLDPTPGGGDATDDANQDWWHKANSWVGTQFQHYVTDYTPEQRRKELAGFANRLTQVNTLLALVNVIVLAFSVRAVLRWRARRTGAAPAPQTPTRWFGELVTVLSAHGIAPGAGDTPMEFALGAADALRARAGCAGVAEVPIAWAGAYYQDRFGGAPPSDARLAELDHDLEQLRRALETRV; translated from the coding sequence ATGCCGACCGAAGCGACCTTCCGGTTCAGCACGTACCTGACGCTCGCCCTCGCGTGCGTCACCCTGGGCTACGCGCAAGCCCCCATGCTCCCCGAGGCTGCGGGGTTCGCCGCGCTCGCCGTGCTCGCGCTCGGCGCGCTCTACTTCATCGAAACGCGGTTCGCGCTCCTCACGATCCCGGCCGCGAACCGGCTCGGGGCCGTGGTCGTAGCGTGTTTCGTCCTGTGGGGCGCGTACCGGGTCAAGCGGGAGATCGACACGGGGGAGTTCGCGAACCTGGGCTGGCCCATGCTCATGGTCGCGATGTTCGGGCCGCTGGTGGTGATGCTGCTCCCGGCGAAAGTGGCCCGCGGCGAGAAGCACGCGGGGGACTACTGGTGGCTCCACGGGCTCGCGCTGGCGGGGGTCGGGCTGGCCGCCGCGTTCGCCGAGGAGCCGCTGTGCTTCGCGCTCGTCGGGCTGTACCTCGGCGCGGCCGTGTGGAGCCTCTCGCTGTTCTACCTCGGGCGCGCGAGCGGGGCCGTCCCGCCGATCCCCGACCCGAAGGCGGCGCCCGTGCCCGCCGCGGCCGCGTCCGGCGAGCCGCTCGGCACGCGCACGGACTTCCGATCGGCGCTGGTGTGGGCCGCGGTCACCGGGGCGGTCGCGGTGCCCGTTTACCTCCTGACCCCGCGCTCGCTGGCGCCGAAGGCGGACTTCGGCAAGCCCCGCGTCGAGATCGGGTACGCCGCGGACCAGATGGTGGACCTGAACCGCACCGGGGCGCTCAAAACGAACTCCGAGACCGCGTTCGAGGTGACCGCGACCTACCCCGACGGTAAACCGAAAACGGACCTGAACCCCGACCAGCGGTGGCGCGGGCGCACGCACCAGCAGTACGCGAACGGCGCCTGGAACATGGAGCCGAAGCGCCTGCCGAACCTCGTCCGCACCGCCCGGCAATCGACCCCGTGGGTGGCGCCGGACCTCGGCCCGGGCCAGTTCGCGCTCGCGTTCGACCTGCCCGCCAAGGCGAAAGCGTACTTCGTCGCCGATCCAATCATCTGGCTCCCGAACCAGCCGGTGCCGCTCGCCGGGGTGACCGACGCCGGCGAGCACGGGTGGATGCCCAGCCCGGACGGGACCTTCTACTGGGACCCGGCCCAGCGCGCCCGCACGCGCCAGTTGCGGTACGTTCAGGCGTACACGGTCGAATCGGACCCGGACCTCGGGCCGGGGTTCCAGATCGTCGATTCCCGGCTCGACGACTCGCTCGATCAGCTCCGCACCAACCCCGTGGAGCGCGTGAAGGAGTACGCGGACCAGCTCCTCGCCGACCTGATCGAGGCGGGCAAGCTCCCGGCCGAGTGGCGCGACCCGGCCAAGCTCCGCGACCCCAAACGGCGGCTCCCGCGCGCCGAGCACCACGACCTCATCGCGCGCGCGTTCTCCGCGCACCTCGCGACCACCCCGACCCTGCGGTACACCACCGACCTGAAGCGCACGAACGCCAAGATCGATCCCGTTGAGGACTTCCTCTTTCACTCGAAGGCCGGGCACTGCGAGCGGTTCGCCACGGCGCTGGTCCTCATGCTCCGGTCCCAGGGCATCCCCGCGGTGTTCGTCCTCGGCTTCAAGGGGCACGAGCACGCGGGCGACGGGAAGTACCTCGTGAAACAGGAGCACGCCCACGCCTGGGCCGAGGCGTTCGTGTCGGTCCCCATCCCGGCGGCCGACCGGCACCCCGACGGGCCGACCCACCTCTTCCACTGGCGCGGCCTCGACCCCACACCCGGTGGCGGCGACGCCACCGACGACGCGAACCAGGACTGGTGGCACAAGGCGAACTCCTGGGTCGGTACGCAGTTCCAGCACTACGTGACCGATTACACGCCGGAACAGCGCCGGAAGGAACTCGCGGGGTTCGCGAACCGGCTCACGCAAGTCAACACGCTCCTCGCACTCGTCAACGTGATCGTGCTCGCGTTCAGCGTGCGGGCCGTGCTCCGGTGGCGCGCGCGCCGGACCGGGGCCGCGCCCGCCCCGCAGACGCCGACGCGGTGGTTCGGGGAGCTGGTCACCGTGCTCTCCGCGCACGGGATCGCGCCGGGGGCGGGCGACACGCCGATGGAGTTCGCGCTCGGTGCGGCCGACGCGCTCCGCGCCCGCGCCGGGTGCGCCGGGGTCGCGGAGGTTCCCATCGCGTGGGCGGGAGCGTATTATCAAGACCGGTTCGGCGGGGCGCCCCCGTCGGACGCCCGGCTCGCGGAACTGGACCACGACCTGGAGCAGCTCCGCCGCGCCCTCGAAACGCGAGTGTAA
- a CDS encoding lysylphosphatidylglycerol synthase transmembrane domain-containing protein, translating into MSNGKHRKFRLAIETAVAVVIVIAVGWSFHNTLKGIEPGTLPIRVRVELLVPAGVLYLLAHLCWSTFWVRLLHSQGVRVSWAVGLRAYYISQFGKYIPGKVAVLLMRVAMLRHHGGHPIPVAVTATYETLTSMAAGALLGVLFLPALGVLPPEVSGRTTLLFAVAALPLGLGILNKLAVRIAKKRRGPDARPLPAPSVFLLAQGLVHGACGYCLLALSLGLTVHGLLPDAPEWGAKAFTMDLAAVALCYVAGFVVVVAPGGLGAREFVLRWALAPQLVSALGTEHAGQVAIVVALALRLTWTIAEVVVGLLLYAKKPTLPPPARHDETIAIHHETPHV; encoded by the coding sequence ATGTCCAACGGCAAGCACAGGAAGTTCCGGCTCGCGATCGAAACTGCGGTCGCGGTCGTGATCGTGATCGCGGTGGGGTGGAGTTTCCACAATACCTTGAAGGGGATCGAACCCGGGACGCTCCCGATTCGGGTGCGGGTGGAACTGCTGGTCCCGGCCGGCGTGCTGTACCTGCTGGCGCACCTGTGCTGGTCCACGTTCTGGGTGCGCCTGCTGCACAGTCAGGGCGTTCGGGTGTCGTGGGCGGTCGGGTTGCGGGCGTACTACATCAGCCAGTTCGGAAAATACATTCCGGGAAAAGTGGCGGTGCTGCTGATGCGCGTGGCGATGCTGCGGCACCACGGCGGGCACCCGATCCCCGTTGCGGTGACGGCGACTTACGAAACGCTCACGAGTATGGCGGCCGGAGCGCTATTGGGCGTGCTGTTCCTGCCCGCGCTGGGGGTGCTGCCGCCCGAAGTTTCGGGGCGCACGACGCTCCTGTTCGCGGTCGCGGCGCTGCCGCTGGGATTGGGCATCCTGAACAAACTCGCGGTGCGGATCGCCAAGAAGCGGCGCGGGCCGGACGCGCGCCCGCTTCCGGCGCCGTCCGTCTTTCTGTTGGCTCAGGGACTCGTTCACGGCGCGTGTGGGTACTGTTTACTCGCGCTGAGCCTGGGGTTAACCGTTCACGGGCTGCTGCCGGACGCGCCGGAGTGGGGCGCGAAAGCGTTCACGATGGATCTGGCCGCAGTCGCGCTGTGCTACGTGGCAGGATTCGTGGTCGTGGTCGCACCCGGTGGACTCGGTGCCCGTGAGTTCGTACTGCGGTGGGCGCTGGCCCCGCAACTCGTGTCCGCGCTGGGCACGGAGCACGCGGGCCAGGTGGCCATCGTAGTGGCCCTCGCGCTCCGCTTGACGTGGACCATTGCGGAAGTCGTCGTCGGCCTCTTACTCTACGCGAAGAAACCCACCCTCCCTCCGCCGGCTCGTCACGACGAGACGATTGCGATTCACCACGAGACGCCGCATGTCTAG
- a CDS encoding DUF58 domain-containing protein has protein sequence MKRTEGTADGPHLQFTPAGVAWLGVALVVGAVAWYKSINLVLLIVYVMIALVVLNGILARINVRRASAKRLAVGPLFAGERSEYGVRVTNHATRAMTVSVEDRSTAGTTNFLAYRVPAARSLDCTASRAFPTRGRFGGPVALLSSFPFGFVTCQLPGDATDEVVVLPTPGIAEPDGLRRWVARQAGGDGRARKVLRRVTTDRAEVRGVRAYRPGDPIRDIHWRTTARRGEPMVREYDTAPSPELVLVVEAWVPPTPTPADRARLEAALSLAVTIAVTWRHAFDSPVTVVVPGHGAGTAHSAEELREVLAPLADVPGGPEHEAPTASVFGGRLARGARVVVSSRPDTPFAGALARATGKPFAAVCPADRLPWYQPPKVP, from the coding sequence ATGAAACGCACCGAGGGCACCGCGGACGGGCCGCACCTCCAGTTCACCCCGGCCGGGGTCGCGTGGCTCGGCGTGGCCCTGGTGGTCGGCGCGGTCGCGTGGTACAAGAGCATCAACCTGGTGCTCCTCATCGTGTACGTCATGATCGCGCTGGTCGTGCTGAACGGGATTCTCGCCCGGATCAACGTGCGCCGCGCGAGCGCGAAGCGCCTCGCGGTGGGGCCGCTGTTCGCGGGCGAGCGGTCCGAGTACGGCGTGCGCGTGACGAACCACGCGACCCGGGCGATGACCGTCTCGGTCGAGGACCGGTCCACCGCGGGCACGACGAACTTCCTGGCGTACCGCGTGCCGGCGGCGCGGTCGCTCGACTGCACCGCGTCCCGCGCGTTCCCGACCCGCGGGCGGTTCGGCGGCCCGGTCGCGCTGCTCTCGAGCTTCCCGTTCGGGTTCGTGACGTGCCAACTGCCCGGCGACGCGACCGACGAGGTCGTCGTGCTCCCGACGCCCGGGATCGCCGAACCGGACGGGCTGCGCCGGTGGGTCGCCCGGCAAGCCGGCGGCGACGGCCGCGCGCGCAAAGTGCTCCGCCGCGTGACCACGGACCGGGCCGAGGTGCGGGGGGTGCGGGCGTACCGCCCCGGCGACCCGATCCGCGACATCCACTGGCGCACGACCGCCCGGCGCGGCGAGCCGATGGTGCGCGAGTACGACACGGCCCCGTCGCCGGAACTGGTGCTGGTGGTCGAAGCCTGGGTGCCCCCGACACCCACCCCGGCGGACCGCGCCCGGCTCGAAGCCGCGCTGAGCCTCGCGGTCACGATCGCGGTCACCTGGCGCCACGCCTTCGACAGCCCGGTCACCGTTGTGGTGCCGGGGCACGGTGCCGGGACCGCGCACTCGGCCGAGGAGCTGCGCGAAGTGCTCGCGCCGCTCGCGGACGTGCCCGGCGGCCCGGAGCACGAGGCGCCGACCGCGTCGGTGTTCGGGGGGCGCCTCGCGCGCGGCGCCCGGGTCGTGGTGAGCAGCCGGCCGGACACGCCGTTCGCGGGCGCGCTGGCGCGGGCCACGGGCAAGCCGTTCGCGGCCGTGTGCCCCGCCGACCGGCTCCCGTGGTACCAGCCGCCGAAGGTTCCGTAG
- a CDS encoding AAA family ATPase has product MPADGPPSPRTPRELADLLDTLQKNVGRVFLGKPDVVRFAAVALLADGHLLLDDVPGVGKTLLAKALARSLACKFNRIQFTPDLLPGDLLGVTIYRSQTGEFIFQPGPVFAEIVLADEINRATPRTQSALLEAMQERQVTVDGNTRPLGPPFLVVATQNPHEFEGTYPLPESQLDRFLLRVKVGYPDRAAERAILTQHRAGEPVEHLEPVLQPADVMALQAHVRTVRVDPSIADYVLDLIGGTRTHPELALGASTRAALAMYRAVQAFAVTAGRDFVVPDDVKALAEPVLAHRLVTRSWAAGGHPDAGPIVREIVAKLKVPT; this is encoded by the coding sequence ATGCCAGCCGACGGACCACCGAGCCCGCGTACCCCACGTGAACTCGCAGACCTCCTCGACACCTTGCAAAAGAACGTCGGGCGGGTGTTCCTGGGCAAACCCGACGTAGTCCGGTTCGCGGCCGTCGCACTACTCGCCGACGGGCACCTGCTGCTCGACGACGTGCCGGGCGTCGGCAAAACGCTGCTCGCAAAGGCTCTCGCCCGCAGCCTCGCGTGCAAGTTCAACCGCATCCAGTTCACGCCCGACCTGCTGCCCGGGGACTTGCTCGGCGTCACGATCTACCGCTCCCAGACCGGTGAGTTCATCTTCCAGCCCGGTCCGGTGTTCGCCGAAATCGTGCTCGCGGACGAAATCAACCGCGCGACCCCGCGCACGCAGTCCGCGCTGCTCGAAGCGATGCAGGAGCGGCAAGTCACCGTGGACGGCAACACGCGGCCGCTCGGCCCGCCGTTCCTCGTCGTCGCGACCCAGAACCCGCACGAGTTCGAGGGCACGTACCCGCTCCCCGAGAGTCAACTCGACCGCTTCCTGTTGCGCGTGAAGGTCGGGTACCCGGACCGCGCGGCCGAGCGCGCGATCCTCACGCAGCACCGCGCCGGCGAACCGGTCGAGCACCTCGAACCCGTCCTCCAACCGGCCGACGTGATGGCGCTGCAGGCCCACGTGCGCACGGTGCGCGTCGATCCCTCGATTGCCGATTACGTTCTCGATCTGATCGGCGGGACGCGGACGCACCCGGAACTCGCGCTGGGGGCGAGCACCCGCGCCGCGCTCGCGATGTACCGCGCGGTTCAGGCCTTCGCGGTCACGGCCGGGCGCGACTTCGTGGTGCCCGACGACGTGAAGGCGCTCGCCGAACCGGTCCTGGCGCACCGCCTCGTGACGCGGAGCTGGGCCGCGGGCGGGCACCCGGACGCCGGCCCCATCGTGCGCGAGATCGTCGCGAAGCTCAAGGTGCCGACATGA
- a CDS encoding 30S ribosomal protein S1, which translates to MSTDNAAPTPDQPTPPAATPAAPVAPLSAAAPPAPGASAPKPGGPAPYAGKGPPRPGAPRPGGPGGPNRGGDRPNRSDKPYNPGGAPQQLYFGGTKPNSRELDKLIEDELAQAMGDFDVSKTVAAVETVQKPRAAGTVGGGKKTGVIVGVHGNDVFVEVPGGRSQGVLPLQQFEGRKPAVGEAVEFDIDHYDSADGLLILTREGSTQVVHDWSQVTYGMIVEARVTGTNKNKTGLTIEVAGIKGFLPASQLDLYRVENIEQFVNQRIKVMVAEVNPEERNLIVSRRAVQEKEKQAKAEEFWKTVAEGQVLKGIVRSIKPFGAFVDLGGADGLIPASEFSWQRVNDLSEFVKIGQQVEVKINRIDFDARKIGLSMKQLTVSPFEEYTKQVQAGARITGKVTRIAEFGAFVELTPGVEGLIHISELSTQRVRRVRDILEEGQTVIVEVLSMDAATRRIALSLKKIATEEEAAAEAAEQAENEADLKAAEEAMASRPVNPNLRGGIGGPIKFGTE; encoded by the coding sequence ATGAGCACCGACAACGCTGCCCCGACGCCCGACCAACCCACCCCGCCGGCCGCGACACCCGCTGCGCCCGTGGCGCCCCTGAGCGCCGCGGCCCCGCCCGCGCCGGGCGCGAGCGCGCCGAAACCGGGTGGCCCGGCGCCCTACGCGGGCAAAGGCCCGCCCCGGCCGGGTGCCCCGCGCCCGGGAGGCCCCGGTGGGCCGAATCGCGGCGGCGATCGGCCGAACCGCAGCGACAAGCCGTACAACCCGGGTGGCGCGCCGCAGCAGCTCTACTTCGGCGGCACGAAGCCCAACTCCCGTGAACTCGACAAACTGATCGAGGACGAACTCGCGCAAGCGATGGGCGACTTCGACGTGTCCAAGACCGTCGCGGCCGTGGAAACGGTGCAGAAACCCCGCGCGGCCGGGACCGTGGGCGGTGGGAAGAAGACCGGCGTGATCGTCGGCGTTCACGGCAATGATGTGTTCGTCGAAGTGCCCGGCGGGCGCAGCCAGGGCGTGCTGCCGCTCCAGCAGTTCGAGGGCCGCAAGCCCGCGGTCGGCGAAGCGGTCGAGTTCGACATCGACCACTACGATTCCGCCGACGGGCTGCTCATCCTCACGCGCGAGGGGTCCACGCAGGTCGTCCACGACTGGTCGCAGGTCACTTACGGCATGATCGTGGAGGCCCGCGTCACCGGCACGAACAAGAACAAGACCGGGCTCACGATCGAGGTCGCCGGCATCAAGGGGTTCCTCCCCGCGAGCCAGCTCGATCTGTACCGCGTCGAGAACATCGAACAGTTCGTGAACCAGCGCATTAAGGTGATGGTCGCCGAGGTCAACCCGGAGGAGCGGAACCTGATCGTGAGCCGCCGCGCGGTTCAGGAGAAGGAAAAGCAGGCGAAGGCGGAAGAATTCTGGAAGACCGTCGCGGAGGGCCAGGTGCTCAAGGGCATCGTGCGGAGCATCAAGCCGTTCGGCGCGTTCGTCGACCTCGGCGGCGCGGACGGGCTGATCCCCGCCTCGGAATTCTCCTGGCAGCGGGTCAACGACCTGTCCGAGTTCGTGAAAATCGGTCAGCAGGTCGAAGTGAAGATCAACCGCATCGATTTTGATGCGCGGAAGATCGGGCTGAGCATGAAGCAGCTCACCGTCAGCCCGTTCGAGGAGTACACGAAGCAGGTGCAGGCCGGTGCCCGGATCACGGGCAAAGTCACCCGCATCGCGGAGTTCGGCGCGTTCGTGGAACTGACCCCGGGCGTCGAGGGGCTGATCCACATCTCGGAACTGTCCACGCAGCGCGTGCGCCGCGTGCGCGACATCCTCGAAGAGGGCCAAACGGTCATCGTCGAGGTGCTGAGCATGGACGCGGCCACGCGCCGGATCGCTCTGAGCCTGAAGAAGATCGCGACCGAGGAAGAGGCCGCGGCAGAAGCGGCGGAACAGGCCGAGAACGAAGCGGACCTCAAGGCCGCGGAAGAGGCGATGGCCAGCCGACCGGTGAACCCGAACCTGCGCGGGGGCATCGGCGGGCCGATCAAGTTCGGCACCGAGTGA